The proteins below are encoded in one region of Capricornis sumatraensis isolate serow.1 unplaced genomic scaffold, serow.2 scaffold87, whole genome shotgun sequence:
- the LOC138072498 gene encoding melanoma-associated antigen 10-like — MSELSKPEEGFQDPGEAQGPVNAQLLGAEAGVAASASASSPTVSSLGTGESLPQEALNEMIASLMKFLLLKYRAKEPTSQAEMLNKVLRDNQEYFPVVFSQASQCLQLVFGVEVKELDPREHIYIMVSILGLSCNAVLSSGQSLPKAGLLVLVLNLIRRNGDRAPEQKVWGALSRLGVYAGSVHCLFGEPRTLLTHVWVQEGYLEYRQVPYSHPARYEFLWGPRAYAETSKWEIMAFLLRVKQRALRAFPLQSAEAAREDDEAD; from the coding sequence atgagtgagctgagcaagcccgaggaaggttttcaggaccctggcgaggcccagggcccggtgaatgcgcagctcttgggggctgaggcaggggtggctgcatctgcctcggcctcctcccccacagtgtcctccttaggcactggggagtccttgccccaggaagcgctgaatgagatgatagctagcctaatgaagttcctgctcctcaagtatcgagccaaggagccgacctcccaggcggaaatgctgaataaggtcctcagggataaccaggagtacttcccggtggtcttcagccaagcctcgcagtgcctgcagctggtctttggcgtggaagtgaaggagctggaccccagggagcacatctacatcatggtctccatcctgggcctcagctgcaacgcagtgctgagcagtgggcagagcctccccaaggccggcctcctggtgctggtcctcaacctgatcaggcggaatggagaccgtgcccctgagcagaaggtctggggagcgctcagcagattgggtgtgtatgctgggagtgtgcactgcctctttggggagcccaggacgcttctgacccacgtgtgggtgcaggaggggtacctggagtaccggcaggtgccttacagccaccctgctcgctatgagttcctgtggggtccccgggcttatgcggagaccagcaagtgggaaatcatggcatttctgctcagggtcaaacaaagggctttgagggccttcccactgcAGTCTGCAGAGGCTGCAAGGGAGGACGATGAGGcggactga